Proteins from a single region of Pseudomonas sp. 10S4:
- a CDS encoding EAL domain-containing protein produces the protein MKSPFVRTNRRILIIDDTPSIHHDFRKILDPDAEGEQDLAGTEEALFGTLPPDRLTFELDSAYQGQEALELVKRARSEGRPYALAFTDMRMPPGWDGLETIEQLWKADPHLQIALCTAYSDYSWEAMAERLEFGDQLLVLKKPFDSLEIRQMASAMTWKWQMAQDAANKVLSLEQTIEARVHELLKVSHLLQYDVLTELPNSTLLGDRLNQSLALSRRHDRQLAVMFLGLDRFKRINNALGHPAGDEMLKRVGQSLVASVRESDSVFRYGSDEFVVILADVRHPQQTKGIAEKLLNAIRTPQHIAGHDLSVTASLGISIYPEDGLDAIVLIKKAETAMRNVKENGPNDFSFFIDEMNQRAREQQSIESGIRLALERNEFVLHYQPKMDLSSGQVVGAEALIRWKKPGQGWVYPSDFIAVAEDSGLIVPLTKWVMAQACRQACIWQEAGLPKICISVNVSAIDFRQRDFVDVIEQILKQTGMDPTLLELEITEGVLMQNIDATVTALNRIKALGVRLAIDDFGTGYSSLSYLRRFPIDVLKIDQSFIRGLSRDSSDAALVNAIISLGKSLKLTVIAEGVETLEQLDFLKAHHCEEGQGYYFSKAVAPDAFAHYLMSVKPLPSAQT, from the coding sequence ATGAAGTCGCCTTTCGTTCGGACCAACCGGCGCATCCTGATCATCGACGACACGCCGTCGATTCATCATGACTTCCGCAAAATCCTCGACCCCGACGCCGAAGGGGAACAAGACCTGGCCGGTACTGAGGAAGCGCTGTTCGGCACCCTGCCGCCCGACCGGCTGACCTTTGAGCTCGATTCCGCTTACCAGGGCCAGGAAGCCCTGGAACTGGTCAAGCGCGCCCGCTCCGAAGGTCGCCCGTATGCCTTGGCGTTCACCGACATGCGCATGCCGCCGGGCTGGGACGGGCTGGAAACCATCGAACAACTGTGGAAAGCCGACCCGCACCTGCAAATCGCGCTGTGCACCGCTTATTCGGACTACAGCTGGGAGGCCATGGCCGAGCGGCTCGAATTCGGCGACCAGTTGCTGGTGCTGAAAAAGCCTTTCGACAGCCTGGAAATCCGTCAGATGGCCAGCGCCATGACCTGGAAATGGCAGATGGCCCAGGACGCCGCGAATAAAGTGCTGAGCCTGGAACAGACCATCGAGGCCCGGGTGCACGAACTGCTCAAGGTCTCGCACTTGTTGCAGTACGACGTCCTCACCGAGTTGCCCAACAGCACCTTGCTCGGTGACCGTTTGAACCAGTCCCTGGCCTTGTCCCGGCGCCATGACAGACAACTGGCGGTGATGTTTCTCGGGCTGGACCGTTTCAAGCGCATCAACAATGCCCTGGGGCATCCGGCCGGTGACGAGATGCTCAAACGGGTCGGGCAGAGCCTGGTGGCGAGCGTGCGCGAGTCCGACTCGGTGTTTCGCTACGGCTCCGATGAGTTCGTGGTGATCCTGGCGGACGTTCGCCATCCACAGCAGACCAAGGGCATCGCCGAAAAACTCTTGAATGCCATCCGTACTCCCCAGCATATCGCCGGCCACGACCTGAGCGTCACCGCCAGCCTGGGGATCAGCATTTACCCCGAGGATGGCCTGGACGCCATCGTGCTGATCAAGAAAGCCGAAACCGCGATGCGCAACGTCAAGGAAAACGGCCCGAACGATTTCAGCTTTTTCATTGACGAAATGAACCAGCGTGCCCGGGAACAACAGAGCATTGAATCGGGCATTCGCCTGGCCCTGGAACGCAATGAATTTGTGCTGCATTACCAACCAAAAATGGACCTGAGCAGTGGCCAGGTGGTCGGCGCCGAAGCGCTGATCCGCTGGAAAAAACCCGGGCAAGGCTGGGTCTACCCATCGGATTTCATCGCCGTGGCCGAAGACAGCGGCTTGATTGTGCCGCTGACCAAATGGGTGATGGCCCAGGCCTGTCGGCAGGCGTGTATCTGGCAAGAGGCCGGGCTGCCGAAAATCTGCATCTCGGTGAACGTGTCGGCCATCGACTTCCGGCAGCGCGACTTTGTCGATGTCATCGAACAGATACTGAAGCAGACCGGTATGGATCCGACGCTGCTGGAGCTGGAAATCACTGAAGGGGTGTTGATGCAGAACATCGACGCCACCGTGACCGCCCTGAACCGGATCAAGGCCTTGGGCGTGCGACTGGCCATCGATGACTTCGGTACCGGTTATTCCAGCCTGAGCTACCTGCGACGGTTTCCCATCGACGTGCTGAAAATCGACCAGTCGTTCATTCGCGGCTTGAGCCGCGACAGCAGTGATGCCGCCCTCGTCAACGCCATCATCAGCCTGGGCAAGAGCCTCAAACTGACCGTTATCGCTGAAGGCGTGGAGACCCTCGAACAGCTGGATTTCCTCAAGGCTCACCACTGCGAGGAAGGCCAGGGCTATTACTTCAGCAAAGCTGTGGCACCGGATGCGTTTGCACATTATTTGATGTCAGTGAAACCACTTCCATCTGCCCAGACATAA
- a CDS encoding ATP-binding protein — protein MSEPSNRRILLIDDTPSIHVDFRKILTPNPVQHVELDEMEAALFGAAAKSASALFELDSAFGGQEGLGKLKFALKENRPYAMAFVDMRMPDGWDGAQTIEYLWQEDPRLQVVVCTAYSDYSWDELLDRLQAHDRLLILKKPFDNIEVQQMANTLLTKWDMTERASVQMDHLGQMVERRTRQFKEASVELQREIDERKQLESQLVQSEKLASLGQLAAGVAHEINNPIGFISSNLGCLDGYFKQLQEMLDAYRGAEASITSPEVIERLNVLRERVELEFLREDIPLLIKESKDGISRVGQIVKDLKDFSRVDSSQEWQWANLQQGIESTLNIVANELKYKADVVKEYQVLPEIECLPSQINQVIMNLIVNASQAIGPERGVITLRTGLEGETVWIEVADTGSGIEPQCLQKIFDPFFTTKPIGQGTGLGLSLSYGIVKKHHGDISVRSEVGAGTTFRVELPVHQTKAAA, from the coding sequence ATGAGCGAACCTTCGAATCGACGCATTTTGTTGATCGATGACACACCGTCCATCCACGTGGACTTTCGCAAGATCCTCACCCCGAACCCGGTGCAACACGTGGAACTGGATGAGATGGAGGCCGCACTGTTCGGCGCCGCAGCGAAATCCGCCAGCGCATTGTTCGAACTGGACTCGGCGTTCGGCGGCCAGGAAGGCCTGGGCAAGCTTAAATTCGCCCTGAAGGAAAACCGTCCCTACGCCATGGCCTTCGTCGACATGCGCATGCCCGACGGCTGGGACGGTGCACAAACCATCGAATACCTGTGGCAGGAAGACCCGCGCCTGCAAGTGGTGGTGTGTACCGCCTACTCTGATTATTCGTGGGATGAACTGCTGGACCGTTTGCAGGCCCATGACCGGCTACTGATCCTGAAAAAACCGTTCGACAATATTGAAGTCCAGCAGATGGCCAATACCCTGCTGACCAAATGGGACATGACCGAGCGGGCCAGCGTGCAGATGGACCATTTGGGGCAGATGGTTGAGCGCCGGACCCGGCAGTTCAAAGAGGCCAGCGTGGAACTGCAACGGGAAATCGACGAACGCAAACAGCTTGAATCGCAACTGGTGCAATCGGAAAAACTCGCTTCGCTGGGGCAACTGGCCGCCGGTGTCGCCCATGAAATCAACAACCCTATCGGTTTCATTTCTTCCAACCTCGGCTGTCTGGACGGCTACTTCAAACAACTGCAGGAAATGCTCGATGCGTATCGAGGAGCCGAAGCGTCGATTACTTCACCCGAGGTGATCGAGCGGCTTAATGTGCTGCGCGAACGCGTCGAGCTGGAGTTCCTGCGTGAGGACATTCCGCTGCTGATCAAAGAGTCCAAGGACGGCATCAGCCGGGTCGGGCAGATCGTCAAGGACCTGAAGGATTTCTCCCGGGTGGATTCCAGCCAGGAATGGCAGTGGGCCAATCTGCAACAAGGCATCGAATCGACCCTGAACATCGTCGCCAACGAACTCAAGTACAAGGCCGACGTGGTGAAGGAGTATCAGGTGCTGCCGGAGATCGAGTGCCTGCCGTCGCAAATCAACCAGGTGATCATGAACCTGATCGTCAACGCCTCGCAGGCTATCGGGCCGGAACGCGGAGTCATCACCCTGCGTACCGGGCTTGAGGGGGAAACCGTCTGGATTGAAGTTGCCGATACCGGGTCTGGCATTGAGCCGCAGTGCTTGCAGAAGATATTCGACCCGTTTTTCACCACCAAACCGATTGGCCAAGGCACCGGGCTTGGGTTGTCACTGTCGTACGGGATCGTGAAAAAACATCACGGGGATATTTCGGTGCGCAGTGAAGTCGGCGCTGGCACAACCTTCAGAGTCGAGTTGCCGGTGCACCAAACCAAAGCCGCTGCCTGA
- a CDS encoding helix-turn-helix transcriptional regulator: MTLSLDDIAWHRSVGQLIDALDKPNFWTQLVRLLDQYVTFDSWVALLFSADQHPLVFAECPGEDGSPDQLFQDYLRGLYLLDPFYIACREQSRTGLYRLSEVAPEHFELTEYYQRYFRLNVVADEIQFNCQLEGDRTLCLSLGSKQRFSGQQIALLSLIQPWVLGLLRQRLPYEINEVVALAPAPPQVDWRVQLEASVQQLKGAQLTARELDVGRLMLSGCSSKEIARKLEISVETVKVHKKHMYSKLGIKSQSELFSIFLQAQNA; this comes from the coding sequence ATGACACTCTCGCTGGATGACATCGCCTGGCACCGCTCGGTGGGGCAACTGATCGACGCCCTCGACAAGCCCAATTTCTGGACGCAGCTTGTCCGGTTGCTGGATCAATACGTGACCTTCGACAGCTGGGTGGCGCTGCTTTTCAGCGCCGATCAGCACCCGCTGGTGTTCGCCGAATGCCCGGGCGAGGACGGCAGCCCCGATCAGTTGTTCCAGGATTACCTGCGCGGTTTGTACCTGCTCGACCCGTTCTACATCGCCTGCCGCGAACAATCGCGCACCGGGCTCTATCGCCTGTCGGAAGTGGCCCCCGAGCACTTCGAGCTGACCGAGTATTACCAGCGCTACTTTCGTCTGAATGTGGTGGCCGACGAAATCCAGTTCAATTGCCAACTCGAAGGCGACCGCACGCTGTGCCTGTCGCTGGGCAGCAAGCAGCGCTTCAGTGGCCAGCAGATTGCGTTGCTGTCGCTGATCCAGCCGTGGGTGCTGGGTTTGTTACGCCAGCGCCTGCCCTATGAAATCAACGAAGTCGTGGCCCTGGCGCCGGCACCACCGCAGGTCGACTGGCGGGTACAGCTGGAAGCCTCGGTGCAGCAACTCAAAGGTGCGCAGTTGACCGCTCGGGAGCTGGATGTCGGGCGATTGATGCTCAGCGGTTGCTCCAGTAAAGAAATCGCCCGTAAGCTGGAAATCTCCGTCGAAACCGTGAAAGTCCATAAGAAACACATGTACAGCAAGCTGGGGATCAAATCCCAATCCGAGCTGTTTTCGATATTTCTCCAGGCGCAGAATGCCTGA
- a CDS encoding FMN-binding glutamate synthase family protein — protein sequence MSLSLLSRYAFFAVCVIFTLASLPFLEHDWLWPITAVTGILSLVGIFDLMQSPHAVRRNYPILGNIRYLVEGIRPEIRQYLLESDSDALPFSRAQRSLVYSRAKNESADKPFGTLIDVYQSGFEFIGHSMRPAPLSDPSSFRVMVGGPQCTQPYSASVFNISAMSFGSLSANAIRALNQGAKLGNFAHDTGEGSISAYHRENGGDLTWELGSGYFGCRTADGRFDPERFAAQAQTPQVRMIEIKMSQGAKPGHGGILPKHKVTKEIAETRGIMMGEDCISPSRHSAFSTPIELMHFIQQLRELSGGKPVGFKFCLGHPWEFMGIAKAMLETGILPDFIVVDGKEGGTGAAPVEFTDHIGVPMREGLLFVHNTLVGLNLRDKIKLGASGKIVSAFDIASVLAIGADWANSARGFMFAIGCIQSQSCHTNKCPTGVATQDTLRQRALVVPDKAQRVFNFHRNTLKALAEMLAAAGLEHPSQLSAKHLVRRMSATEIKLFSQLHVFLKPGELLTGEVNGEFYSRMWQMARADSFEPSEVVAA from the coding sequence ATGAGCCTGTCACTCCTGAGCCGCTACGCCTTCTTTGCCGTCTGCGTGATATTCACCCTCGCCAGCCTGCCCTTTCTGGAGCACGACTGGCTCTGGCCGATCACAGCCGTCACCGGCATCCTCAGCCTGGTCGGCATCTTCGACCTGATGCAAAGCCCCCACGCGGTGCGCCGAAATTACCCGATCCTCGGCAACATTCGTTATCTGGTAGAAGGCATTCGCCCGGAAATCCGCCAATACCTGCTCGAATCCGATAGCGACGCCCTGCCCTTCTCCCGGGCCCAGCGTTCGCTGGTCTATTCACGGGCCAAAAACGAAAGCGCCGACAAACCGTTCGGCACGCTGATCGACGTCTATCAGTCAGGTTTCGAGTTCATCGGCCACTCGATGCGCCCGGCACCATTGAGCGACCCGAGCAGTTTCCGGGTAATGGTTGGCGGCCCGCAGTGCACCCAGCCGTACTCGGCCTCGGTGTTCAACATCTCGGCCATGAGCTTCGGCTCTCTGAGCGCCAATGCCATTCGCGCATTGAACCAGGGTGCCAAGCTCGGCAACTTCGCCCACGACACCGGTGAAGGCAGCATCAGTGCCTATCACCGGGAAAACGGCGGCGATCTGACGTGGGAACTGGGCAGCGGCTACTTCGGCTGCCGCACCGCCGACGGCCGCTTCGACCCGGAACGCTTCGCCGCCCAGGCACAAACCCCGCAAGTGCGGATGATCGAAATCAAAATGAGCCAAGGCGCGAAACCCGGCCACGGCGGCATCTTGCCCAAGCACAAGGTCACCAAGGAAATCGCCGAAACCCGCGGCATCATGATGGGCGAAGACTGCATCTCGCCGTCACGCCACAGCGCGTTTTCCACGCCGATCGAACTGATGCATTTCATCCAGCAACTGCGTGAACTGTCCGGCGGCAAACCGGTGGGCTTCAAGTTCTGCCTGGGTCACCCGTGGGAATTCATGGGCATCGCCAAGGCCATGCTGGAAACCGGCATTCTCCCGGACTTTATTGTCGTCGACGGCAAAGAAGGCGGCACCGGCGCTGCGCCCGTGGAATTCACCGACCACATCGGTGTGCCAATGCGCGAAGGCCTGTTGTTCGTCCACAACACGCTGGTGGGCCTGAACCTGCGGGACAAGATCAAACTCGGCGCCAGCGGCAAAATCGTCAGCGCCTTCGACATCGCCAGCGTCCTGGCCATCGGCGCCGACTGGGCCAACTCCGCCCGGGGCTTCATGTTCGCCATCGGCTGCATCCAGTCGCAAAGCTGCCACACCAACAAATGCCCGACCGGCGTCGCCACCCAGGACACCCTGCGCCAACGTGCGCTGGTGGTTCCGGACAAGGCTCAGCGGGTGTTCAACTTCCATCGCAATACGTTGAAGGCTCTGGCGGAAATGCTGGCGGCGGCGGGTTTGGAACATCCTTCGCAGTTGTCGGCCAAGCATCTGGTGCGGCGCATGTCGGCGACCGAGATCAAATTGTTCTCGCAGTTGCATGTGTTTTTGAAACCGGGGGAATTGCTCACCGGGGAAGTGAATGGCGAGTTTTACTCGCGGATGTGGCAGATGGCGCGGGCGGATAGTTTTGAGCCGAGTGAGGTTGTTGCTGCGTAA
- a CDS encoding DAHL domain-containing protein: protein MKMSRRRSMALLSFVALALASILLFLYLKSSSDQTSTYTDSRDLIGRMKQLNAQWETEILKARITIYHNYDPLVTPLTEMTQLWERFDSMESGHGRNDAAMWKTSHDAYLAAIQEKTRLVEQFKSHNAVLRNSLAFLPTAEDDIQQPLAELVDGDKLQLQNIATDTYDLLLSSLEFAQVTSDDRAADILVGLNKLGVNKTRLPEPFHEPIDILSNHIALILREQPIVNRLLDNIEAVPVAERLDDITGLLNKDQQQADAVYQRYHLYMLVLVLVLVLVYLAIRLMRSFTEINRVNKALQTANEELEIRVEERTQELKDTQSELLDTARQAGMAEIATNVLHNVGNVLNSVNISADLVTRKLRSSKALGLGKAMQLINEHPTDLGSFLTEDAKGKLLPGYLNQLVDAIALEQQGMTDELAQLTKSVDHIKDIVATQQSYAGANSLMEPLHISELLEDALRMNSGALTRHHVTVVKEYSEVPRVMGDKHRLLLILINLISNAKYAMSDLSNRPRQMTLGVKIVDDATLQVSVKDDGEGIPEENMTRIFAHGFTTRKEGHGFGLHSCALAAIEMNGHLTAHSDGPGKGAQFTLQIPLKTVAGDA from the coding sequence ATGAAAATGTCGCGACGTCGCAGCATGGCCTTGCTGAGTTTTGTGGCGCTGGCCCTGGCCTCGATCCTGTTGTTCCTGTACCTCAAATCCAGCTCCGACCAGACCTCGACTTACACCGATTCCCGGGATTTGATCGGCCGGATGAAACAGCTCAACGCGCAATGGGAAACCGAGATTCTCAAGGCCCGGATCACCATCTATCACAACTACGATCCGCTGGTCACACCGCTGACCGAGATGACGCAGCTGTGGGAGCGGTTCGACAGCATGGAGTCGGGCCACGGGCGCAATGACGCGGCCATGTGGAAAACCAGCCATGACGCCTACCTGGCCGCCATCCAGGAAAAGACCCGGCTGGTGGAACAGTTCAAATCCCACAACGCGGTGCTGCGCAACTCCCTGGCGTTTTTGCCCACTGCCGAGGACGACATCCAGCAACCCCTGGCCGAACTGGTGGATGGCGACAAACTGCAACTGCAGAACATCGCCACCGACACCTATGACCTGCTGCTCAGCAGCCTGGAATTTGCCCAGGTCACCTCTGACGACAGGGCCGCCGACATTCTGGTAGGCCTGAACAAACTGGGGGTGAACAAAACGCGGCTGCCGGAGCCGTTCCACGAGCCGATCGACATTTTGAGCAACCACATCGCACTGATCCTGCGCGAACAACCGATCGTCAACCGGCTGCTGGACAACATTGAAGCCGTTCCCGTGGCCGAACGCCTGGACGACATCACCGGCCTGTTGAACAAGGATCAGCAACAGGCCGACGCGGTTTATCAGCGCTATCACTTATACATGCTGGTGCTGGTGCTGGTGCTGGTGCTGGTGTACCTGGCGATTCGCTTGATGCGCAGCTTCACCGAGATCAATCGCGTCAACAAAGCCCTGCAAACCGCCAACGAAGAGCTGGAGATACGCGTCGAAGAACGCACCCAGGAACTCAAGGATACCCAGAGCGAACTGCTCGACACCGCGCGCCAGGCCGGCATGGCCGAGATCGCCACCAACGTGCTGCACAACGTCGGCAACGTGCTCAACAGCGTGAACATCTCCGCCGATCTGGTCACCCGCAAACTGCGCAGCAGCAAGGCCCTGGGGCTGGGCAAGGCGATGCAATTGATCAACGAGCACCCGACGGACCTGGGCAGTTTTCTAACCGAGGATGCAAAGGGTAAATTGCTGCCCGGTTACCTTAATCAACTGGTGGACGCCATTGCCCTCGAACAACAGGGCATGACCGACGAGTTGGCGCAACTGACCAAAAGCGTGGACCACATCAAGGACATCGTCGCCACCCAGCAGTCCTACGCAGGCGCCAACAGCCTGATGGAGCCGCTGCACATCAGCGAACTGCTGGAGGACGCCCTGCGCATGAACTCCGGCGCCCTGACCCGGCACCATGTCACGGTGGTCAAGGAGTACAGCGAAGTGCCGCGGGTGATGGGCGACAAGCATCGGCTGCTGCTGATTCTGATCAACCTGATCAGCAACGCCAAATACGCGATGTCCGACCTGAGCAACCGCCCGCGCCAGATGACCCTGGGGGTGAAAATCGTCGACGACGCCACCCTGCAAGTCAGCGTCAAGGACGACGGTGAAGGGATCCCGGAGGAGAACATGACACGGATCTTCGCCCACGGTTTTACCACCCGCAAGGAAGGCCACGGCTTCGGCCTGCACAGCTGCGCCCTGGCCGCCATCGAGATGAACGGACACTTGACCGCCCACAGCGACGGGCCGGGCAAAGGCGCACAGTTCACCTTGCAGATCCCCCTGAAAACCGTAGCAGGTGACGCATGA
- a CDS encoding APC family permease yields MARLQRTLSLGSVVLFGIAYMTPIIVLGTFGILAQSTAGMVPAAYLAALVAMFFTAMSYGRMAAAFPVAGSAYSYVRKAISPKLGFIAGWAVLLDYLFLPMAIWLIGAAYLNSAFPAVPQWIWVLAFIGITSAINIVGLKLANGINALLMLVQALVLIAFVVLCIHYIGGDASTPLWTVKPFFNGDMQMPLIMSGAAIACYSFLGFDAVSTLTEETRDPRRTIPRAIMLITLIGGLIFVGVSYFVQIAHPAFQFDNVDSAAYEIARNIGGDLFVSIFLIGLIVGQFASGLSAQASGSRLLFAMGRDGVLPKSFFGTLHEKFGTPVNSILLCAVVALLALKLDVATSTSFINFGAFLAFSLVNLSVIFHYWIAGEKKGPRELVLFLVFPFIGLVADLWLMVSLDHLAIYLGLSWLAIGVVYLAVLTGGFRRQPPEMDFQEAT; encoded by the coding sequence ATGGCTCGTTTGCAACGCACCCTGTCATTGGGTTCGGTGGTGCTGTTTGGCATCGCCTACATGACGCCGATCATTGTGCTCGGCACCTTTGGCATTCTCGCTCAATCCACCGCCGGCATGGTTCCGGCCGCTTATCTGGCGGCGCTGGTGGCGATGTTCTTCACCGCCATGAGCTACGGGCGCATGGCCGCCGCGTTCCCGGTCGCTGGCTCGGCCTACAGTTATGTGCGCAAAGCCATCAGCCCGAAACTCGGGTTCATCGCCGGTTGGGCCGTGTTGCTCGACTACCTGTTCCTGCCGATGGCGATCTGGCTGATCGGCGCCGCTTACCTCAACTCCGCGTTCCCGGCGGTGCCGCAGTGGATCTGGGTGTTGGCGTTTATCGGCATCACCAGCGCGATCAACATCGTCGGCCTGAAGCTGGCCAACGGCATCAACGCCTTGCTGATGCTGGTGCAAGCGCTGGTGCTGATTGCCTTCGTCGTGCTGTGTATCCATTACATCGGCGGCGATGCGAGCACACCGCTATGGACGGTCAAACCATTCTTCAACGGCGACATGCAGATGCCGCTGATCATGAGCGGCGCAGCCATCGCCTGCTACTCATTCCTCGGCTTTGACGCGGTCAGTACCCTGACCGAAGAAACCCGCGACCCGCGCCGCACCATCCCACGGGCGATCATGCTGATTACCCTGATCGGCGGCTTGATATTTGTCGGTGTGTCGTACTTCGTGCAGATCGCCCATCCGGCGTTCCAGTTCGATAACGTCGACTCGGCGGCCTATGAGATTGCCCGCAACATTGGCGGCGACTTGTTTGTGTCGATCTTCCTGATCGGCCTGATCGTCGGCCAGTTCGCCTCGGGTCTGTCGGCCCAGGCCAGCGGTTCGCGGTTGCTGTTCGCCATGGGCCGCGACGGTGTGTTGCCCAAGTCGTTCTTCGGCACCTTGCATGAGAAGTTCGGCACGCCGGTCAACAGCATTTTGCTGTGTGCAGTGGTGGCCTTGCTGGCGCTGAAACTGGACGTGGCAACCTCGACATCGTTCATCAACTTCGGCGCCTTCCTGGCCTTCAGCCTGGTGAACCTGTCGGTGATCTTCCATTACTGGATCGCTGGCGAGAAGAAAGGCCCGCGTGAACTGGTGCTGTTCCTGGTGTTCCCGTTCATTGGGTTGGTTGCGGACCTGTGGCTGATGGTCAGCCTCGATCACCTGGCGATTTACCTTGGCCTGAGCTGGCTGGCGATTGGCGTGGTGTACCTGGCCGTGCTCACCGGCGGGTTCCGTCGTCAGCCACCGGAAATGGATTTCCAGGAAGCCACATAA
- a CDS encoding cytochrome-c peroxidase gives MSPYRAHLLAILLLAISLTATGAPLDEPLKPLPAAPQQNPLRVELGRQLFNEPRLSVNGSLSCATCHRLETGGADNKPFSIGFNGQPVAMNTPSVFNATLNFRQFWNGRADTLETQVHEVVQSPSEMGSNWEHVVQTLATDPTYKTAFANAYPDGVTMGNVQNALASYERTLLSANSRFDQYLLGNTDILTLDEKYGYLRFKDYGCISCHQGVNIGGNMFQKFGVMGDYFQARGNLTESDLGRYLVTKDEEDRNVFKVPSLRNVAVTAPYFHDASAKTLEEAVDVMFKYQLGRVPSAEDKALIILFLKTLTGEWEGKPL, from the coding sequence ATGTCGCCCTATCGTGCCCACTTGCTTGCGATTTTATTGTTGGCGATCTCCCTGACCGCCACCGGCGCTCCGCTGGACGAACCGCTCAAACCGTTACCCGCCGCGCCACAGCAAAATCCGCTGCGGGTCGAACTCGGTCGGCAGTTGTTCAATGAGCCGCGCTTGTCGGTCAATGGCAGCCTGTCCTGCGCCACCTGCCATCGTCTGGAAACCGGCGGCGCCGACAACAAACCGTTTTCCATCGGTTTCAACGGCCAACCGGTCGCCATGAACACCCCCTCGGTGTTCAACGCCACCCTGAACTTCCGTCAGTTCTGGAATGGCCGGGCCGACACCCTGGAAACCCAGGTCCACGAAGTGGTGCAGAGCCCCAGCGAAATGGGCAGCAACTGGGAGCACGTGGTGCAGACGCTGGCCACCGACCCGACCTATAAAACCGCGTTCGCCAATGCCTACCCGGACGGCGTGACCATGGGCAATGTGCAAAACGCCCTGGCCAGCTACGAGCGCACGCTGCTCAGCGCCAACTCGCGCTTTGATCAATACCTGCTGGGCAACACCGACATTCTCACCCTCGACGAAAAGTACGGTTATCTGCGCTTCAAGGATTACGGCTGCATTTCCTGTCATCAAGGGGTGAACATCGGCGGCAACATGTTCCAGAAATTCGGGGTCATGGGCGATTACTTCCAGGCCCGGGGCAACCTCACCGAGTCCGACCTGGGACGATACCTGGTGACCAAGGATGAAGAGGACCGCAACGTGTTCAAGGTCCCGAGTTTGCGTAACGTCGCCGTGACCGCACCGTACTTCCACGACGCCTCGGCGAAAACCCTCGAAGAGGCAGTAGATGTGATGTTCAAGTACCAGCTCGGCCGTGTGCCTTCGGCCGAAGACAAGGCACTGATCATCCTGTTCCTCAAGACCCTGACCGGTGAATGGGAGGGCAAGCCGCTATGA
- a CDS encoding carbon-nitrogen hydrolase family protein — protein sequence MKVELAQLAGRDNDTAYNLERALAAIAACAVDTQLIMFPEGHLMGFASEETAAQVAEALDGPTVSAVIDAARERKVAVVVGMAENDNGRFYNTTLLITPEGIALRYRKTHLWASDRGVYEAGDRYATCLWNGVRVGLLICYDIEFPETARALAQLGAELLLVTNGNMDPYGPTHRTAIMARAQENQAFALMVNRVEAGDGGLLFAGGSALVDPLGALLFEAGREEGQFTVELDLNQLTAARQDYRYLDDQRLKLPGEIVEHASGLRELLIPSN from the coding sequence ATGAAGGTCGAACTCGCCCAATTGGCGGGCCGTGACAACGACACGGCTTACAACCTCGAACGCGCACTGGCGGCGATTGCTGCCTGCGCCGTCGACACGCAACTGATCATGTTCCCTGAAGGCCACTTGATGGGCTTTGCGTCGGAAGAGACCGCGGCCCAGGTCGCCGAAGCGCTGGATGGCCCGACCGTCAGCGCGGTGATTGATGCGGCCCGCGAACGCAAGGTTGCGGTGGTCGTCGGCATGGCCGAGAACGACAACGGCCGGTTCTACAACACCACGCTGCTGATTACCCCCGAAGGCATTGCCCTGCGCTATCGCAAGACGCATTTGTGGGCGTCGGATCGCGGCGTCTACGAGGCCGGTGATCGCTACGCCACTTGTCTGTGGAACGGGGTGCGGGTCGGCCTGCTGATTTGCTACGACATCGAATTCCCCGAAACCGCCCGCGCTTTGGCGCAACTGGGCGCTGAGCTGCTGCTGGTGACCAACGGCAACATGGACCCGTACGGCCCGACTCACCGTACCGCGATCATGGCTCGCGCCCAGGAAAACCAGGCGTTTGCGCTGATGGTCAACCGGGTGGAAGCGGGTGATGGCGGCTTGTTGTTTGCCGGCGGCAGCGCGTTGGTGGATCCGCTGGGCGCGTTGCTGTTCGAGGCCGGGCGGGAGGAGGGACAGTTTACGGTTGAACTGGACCTGAATCAGTTGACGGCGGCTCGGCAGGATTATCGCTACCTGGACGATCAGCGGCTGAAGTTGCCCGGGGAGATTGTTGAGCATGCTTCGGGATTGCGGGAGCTGCTGATTCCTTCGAACTGA